The following coding sequences lie in one Hoplias malabaricus isolate fHopMal1 chromosome 14, fHopMal1.hap1, whole genome shotgun sequence genomic window:
- the itgb4 gene encoding integrin beta-4 isoform X3, with amino-acid sequence MKQSIRSKISIQTEDRPKAINTEILSASGKGGDLKIQAREIGNITVRLSAMRELNNKPVCSLNPKDRSGTLRVKPSTFSSSLRIHTEVKCKICECEKNPVPRASRCNQNGDLVCGMCRCYDKWIGPFCNCSSQVQSDAGCVAPGEKEPCSGRGDCVCGTCICHNPSQYDGSFCQYDKSQCLRSGGFLCNDRGSCQLGKCDCNPGWMGEACECPLSNVTCLDNKGGLCNGRGVCKCGRCECDSGLQLGATCEPNLQAQLGMCEGRRSCVQCQAWKTGELKGEKCKNCPFTVVMVDELKDREAVVETCEYRDEDDDCTYYYTVDYPPSRTDKEYEVQVLKKKDCPPGGFLWLIPLIMFLMLLLGLLLLCCWKYCACCKACLAQLLALCCPCCAKGRMVGFKEDHYMLRQSLLTSDYQDTPLVRTGPPKSTDVVRWKVRDNVHRGPNHPQNQVQPNPKELIDIPLSLRLGRQFSEDLSRLEARDTQVLRQEVEDNLNDVFKRIPGAHAVQKTQFRTQRNAGKRQNNTIVDTVLLAPRGNYNDIVNLTDKQVQSGNFSDLRVVPGYYTVANDREATGAVELQEGVESVDVRVPLFIKDEDDPKKQLLVEAIDVPVGIAKIGKRFVNITIIKENAKSIFTFLQPSYTFSRQDGIADIPISREIMEDGRTQVSYSTRDLTAKDRKDYVSVDGDLTFAPGETQKNVPVKLLPLSESAPLLDTTQHKQFIMDLSNPRQGAKLGRYPRTTINIADSPDPSTVRFKNSTQTFNLTDPVYPVPVTRTPSQENSSVNWRIRNSSRLNQTGQVRFSPGDTEKIISIDARPNQNPKPETFDVELFDPSPSTTILDRKTTQVNVINRGDMKQFTSAPAPQLSSPSGRLPPPSNIEPTPTGPKNIRLNWNPQPGAKGYKVKYWIYGDPEADGQVLDVKTPQAELTNLYPYCDYEMRVCSYNSQGDGDYSDIVQCQTLEDVPSEPGRLAFNVIGPTVTQLSWAEPAETNGVITEYEVIYTPINEDSKPIGPSKKVKIDNPKKRMLLIENLQPSQTYCYKVRASNKVGWGPYRDATINLASQPHRPMSIPIIPDIPIVDAEGGEEYDSFLMYSNDVLRSPTASSRPSVSDLTSEEQLINGKWDQKFLFPGGSGSLTRNISSSSTNYSISPRPGIANQTMETTTTYISGKGGSMPRRHDIQMSGGLHTEDVILRKRSENRGYYDNDGIRDSIVMGDLTSGFSEFLSGNSSFSQTTSTSYSLSSNLHNHSEDITDALQNLDRVLQDTRFPPGVPETPSRLVFSALGPTALKVSWQEPHCENPVLGYCVLYQLLNGGDMKRLDIQNPGQNSVVVQDLLPNQSYLFKVKAQSQEGWGPEREGVITIESTVDPKSPLSPLPGSSFTLSTPSAPGPLVFSALSPETLQLCWDEPRKPNGEILGYVVTCQQLHGGGDLRSFQVSGNSATSLTVSDLRENVPYKFKVQAQTTQGFGPEREGIITIESQDAGSMGQYSTQQSMTRREVFNLPAQTTTHTSNTMFSEPFITPEGIMMSSRQVTQHTEVSGSLVRQVELVQRGMTSSTTKRLEKQYYEA; translated from the exons ATGAAGCag AGCATCCGGTCGAAGATCAGCATCCAGACGGAGGATAGACCCAAGGCCATCAACACCGAGATCCTTTCAGCGTCCGGAAAGGGAGGAGACCTGAAGATCCAAGCGCGAGAAATT GGGAACATCACGGTGCGACTGAGTGCTATGAGGGAGCTGAACAATAAACCGGTCTGTAgtctgaatcctaaggatcgcTCCGGGACCCTGAGGGTCAAGCCCTCCACCTTCAGCTCGTCTCTCCGCATCCATACGGAGGTCAAGTGTAAAATCTGCGAATGCGAGAAG AACCCGGTTCCGAGGGCGAGCCGCTGTAATCAGAACGGGGACCTGGTGTGTGGAATGTGTCGCTGCTACGATAAATG GATTGGTCCGTTCTGTAACTGCTCGTCTCAGGTTCAGTCGGACGCAGGCTGTGTGGCTCCCGGAGAGAAAGAGCCCTGCAGTGGACGAggcgactgtgtgtgtgggacCTGTATCTGCCACAACCCGAGTCAGTACGACGGCTCCTTCTGTCAGTACGACAAGTCCCAGTGCCTGAGGTCCGGAGGGTTCCTTTGTaacg acagaGGAAGCTGTCAATTGGGGAAGTGTGACTGTAACCCTGGGTGGATGGGAGAGGCCTGTGAGTGTCCCCTAAGCAATGTCACCTGCCTCGACAACAAAggg ggACTGTGTAATGGTCGGGGGGTGTGTAAATGTGGACGGTGTGAGTGTGATTCTGGACTGCAACTGGGAGCAACTTGTGAACCGAACTtacag gccCAGTTGGGGATGTGTGAGGGCCGGCGGAGCTGTGTGCAGTGCCAGGCGTGGAAGACCGGGGAGTTGAAGGGGGAGAAGTGTAAGAACTGTCCGTTCACTGTGGTGATGGTGGACGAGCTGAAGGACA gggaGGCTGTGGTGGAGACGTGTGAGTATCgtgatgaggatgatgactGTACATATTACTACACTGTGGATTATCCTCCCAGTCGCACCGACAAGGAGTACGAGGTCCAGGTGCTGAAGAAGAAAG actGTCCTCCTGGAGGTTTCCTCTGGTTAATTCCTCTCATCATGTTCCTGATGCTGTTGTTGGGTCTCCTGCTGCTCTGCTGCTGGAAATACTGCGCCTGCtgcaag gCCTGTTTGGCTCAGCTCTTAGCTCTGTGCTGCCCCTGCTGTGCTAAAG GTCGCATGGTCGGGTTTAAGGAGGACCACTACATGCTGCGGCAGTCTCTGCTGACTTCGGATTATCAGGACACCCCCTTGGTCAGGACCGGTCCGCCAAAAAGCACAGACGTTGTTCGTTGGAAAGTTAGAGACAATGTCCACAGAGGTCCAAACCACCCCCAGAACCAGGTCCAGCCCAACCCAAAAGAACTCA ttgatatccctctctctctccggcTCGGTCGTCAGTTCTCTGAGGATCTCTCTCGCCTGGAGGCCCGGGACACACAGGTGCTCAGGCAAGAGGTGGAGGACAAT ctgaACGATGTGTTTAAGCGGATTCCTGGTGCTCACGCTGTCCAGAAAACCCAGTTCAG GACCCAAAGGAACGCAGGCAAAAG ACAGAACAACACCATCGTGGACACGGTGCTCTTGGCTCCTCGAGGGAATTATAACGACATAGTGAACCTGACGGACAAACAGGTTCAGTCCGGAAACTTCAGCGACCTCAGGGTGGTCCCGGGTTACTACACCGTCGCTAACGACAGAG AGGCCACAGGGGCAGTGGAGCTGCAGGAGGGCGTGGAGTCAGTGGATGTTCGGGTTCCGCTCTTCATCAAAGATGAAGACGACCCTAAGAAGCAGCTGCTGGTGGAGGCCATCGATGTTCCAGTCGGAATCGCCAAGATTGGAAAACGTTTCGtcaacatcaccatcatcaaGGAGAATG ctaaGAGCATCTTCACCTTCCTGCAGCCCTCGTACACATTCTCCCGCCAGGACGGCATCGCTGACATCCCGATTAGCCGCGAGATCATGGAGGACGGTCGCACACAGGTCTCCTACAGCACCAGAGACCTGACGGCCAAGGACAGGAAG GACTACGTGTCTGTGGACGGAGATCTGACGTTTGCACCCGGTGAGACCCAAAAGAACGTCCCAGTGAAACTGCTGCCGCTGAGTGAGAGCGCCCCCCTGCTGGACACTACACAGCACAAACAGTTCATCATGGACCTGAGTAACCCACGACAGGGGGCCAAACTCGGCCGCTACCCCCGGACTACCATCAATATCGCTGATAGCCCag ATCCGAGCACAGTGAGGTTTAAGAACAGCACTCAGACCTTTAACTTGACCGACCCGGTGTACCCGGTTCCGGTGACCCGGACCCCGAGCCAGGAGAACTCCAGCGTGAACTGGAGAATCCGGAACTCCTCTCGTCTGAACCAGACTGGACAGGTCCGATTCTCCCcgggagacacagagaaaatcaTCAGCATCGACGCCCGTCCGAACCAGAATCCCAAACCCGAGACCTTCGATGTGGAACTGTTCGACCCCAGCCCCAGCACCACCATCTTAGACAGGAAGACCACTCAAGTCAACGTCATCAACAGAG GAGATATGAAGCAGTTCACCTCAGCTCCTGCCCCTCAGCTCTCCTCCCCCAGCGGGAGACTCCCACCCCCCAGCAACATCGAACCCACACCCACTGGCCCCAAAAACATCCGTCTGAACTGGAACCCCCAGCCCGGTGCCAAGGGATACAAG GTGAAGTACTGGATTTACGGAGACCCCGAGGCTGATGGTCAGGTGCTGGATGTGAAGACTCCTCAGGCTGAGCTGACTAATCTCTATCCGTACTGCGATTACGAGATGAGAGTGTGTTCCTACAACTCTCAGGGAGACGGAGACTACAGCGACATCGTCCAGTGCCAGACCCTCGAGGATG TGCCCAGTGAACCCGGACGCTTGGCCTTCAATGTGATTGGTCCAACTGTCACTCAGCTGAGCTGGGCGGAGCCTGCGGAAACCAATGGTGTCATCACAGAGTACGAGGTCATCTACACGCCCATCAATGAGGACAGCA AACCGATTGGCCCCTCTAAGAAGGTGAAGATTGATAACCCGAAAAAGCGCATGCTGCTGATCGAGAACCTGCAGCCTTCCCAGACGTACTGTTATAAAGTGCGTGCCAGTAACAAAGTGGGCTGGGGTCCGTACAGAGATGCCACCATCAATCTGGCAAGCCAGCCTCACAGACCCATGTCCA TTCCCATTATTCCTGATATTCCGATCGTGGATGCAGAGGGTGGTGAAGAGTATGACAGTTTCCTGATGTACAGTAACGATGTCCTGCGCTCTCCCACGGCCAGCTCCAGACCCAGCGTCTCTGACCTCACGTCCGAGG AACAGCTGATAAATGGAAAATGGGATCAGAAGTTCTTATTCCCAGGAGGAAGTGGTTCCTTAACACGCAACATCAGCTCTTCTTCCACCAATTACAGCATCTCACCTCGCCCAGGAATCGCCAATCAAACAATGGAGACCACAACAACATATATATCTGGAAAAG GAGGATCTATGCCGCGCAGACATGACATTCAGATGAGTGGTGGACTCCACACAGAGGACGTGATCTTGAGGAAACGCTCTGAAAACAGAGGCTACTATGACAATGACGGCATTAGAGACTCCATCGTGATGGGAGACTTGACCAGCGGGTTTTCTGAATTTCTGTCCG GCAACTCTAGCTTCAGCCAGACTACATCTACCAGCTACAGCCTGAGCTCCAACCTGCACAATCATTCGGAAGACATCACAGACGCTCTGCAGAACCTGGACAGGGTTCTTCAGG ATACACGGTTCCCTCCTGGCGTTCCTGAAACTCCGAGTCGCTTGGTGTTCTCAGCTCTTGGACCTACGGCACTGAAGGTCAGCTGGCAGGAACCCCACTGTGAGAACCCTGTGCTCGGGTACTGCGTTCTCTACCAACTTCTCAACGGAG GTGATATGAAGCGGCTGGACATTCAGAATCCAGGCCAGAATTCCGTGGTGGTCCAGGATCTTCTTCCGAATCAGTCGTACCTGTTCAAGGTGAAGGCTCAGAGTCAGGAGGGCTGGGGCCCGGAGAGGGAGGGGGTGATCACCATCGAGTCCACGGTCGACCCCAAGAGCCCCCTCAGCCCACTGCCAG GATCCTCGTTTACGCTCAGCACTCCGAGCGCTCCCGGTCCTCTGGTTTTCTCTGCTCTGAGTCCCGAGACGCTGCAGCTGTGTTGGGACGAGCCCCGGAAGCCGAACGGAGAGATCCTTGGATACGTGGTCACCTGCCAGCAGCTCCACGGGGGAG gaGACCTGCGCTCCTTTCAGGTCAGCGGGAACTCGGCCACGTCTCTAACCGTCTCCGACCTCAGAGAGAACGTCCCGTACAAGTTTAAAGTCCAGGCCCAAACCACACAGGGCTTCGGCCCCGAGAGAGAGGGCATCATCACCATCGAGTCCCAGGatgcag ggTCGATGGGTCAGTACAGCACTCAGCAGTCTATGACGAGGAGAGAAGTGTTCAACCTTCCAGCacaaaccacaacacacaccagcaaCACCATGTTCTCAGAGCCCTTCATTAcaccag agggTATAATGATGTCGAGTCGTCAGGTCACCCAGCACACGGAGGTGAGCGGAAGTTTGGTGCGGCAGGTGGAGCTTGTGCAGAGAGGAATGACCTCCAGCACCACCAAGAGGCTGGAGAAGCAGTACTACGAAGCCTGA